gttaaataatgcatttttctttgagtgttaaatgctgtgttttttatgttatatgttaaaTGTTATCTgttctatatatctatatataaccCAAGCCTTTAGGGGGCAGCAGAGGGCAAAAAGCCACAAAGCaccaagaaacaaaacacaacgtATTTCGTCACTTCCTAATATTTCCCGCGCTGGTTTTAACACAGCTGTCACTGAGCTGCACTAGTTTTTATTTCTAACCCACAATGTTGACCTCCGACTACGACCCCGCTTGTTTACCGGATTTACTGCCACTTTATTACCGCCGACTGTTCCCATATTCACAGTACTATCGGTGGCTAAGCTACGGCGGCGGTAagtctgctaatgtcacactgTTTATTGCGCTGTGAGTGAAACATACAAAAGCTTTAGCAAAACACTGATAACACCAAATCACCACAGAGTTATAGAACTCGTTTCTCTTGCGTTTGAACTGATTTAAGTCAAAGGGAAAGTAACTAATGTGTCCACAGCGCGTCACTACAATCGCCGGATGACGTCACGGACTcgtttgtgtattttattagaTGTAAATATTGCCAAAGAGAGAATAAAACGTAAATCAAAGAAGTTCATGGTTGGgactagggttgcaaaatttcgggaattttcaaggccgGAATCttacgggaatatatgggaattaacgggaataaactgggaattaaaaaaaaaatgcagagttgcctataacaaagaacttaaatgtagttaaaaaaaaaatgttaacagcataattttgtttaaaacaacaagatgtAATGCAGTTTAAGTACCCTgcattcctcggtcacttgcacacagcacactgcttactggagggccattgaggccaaaccccctgcatgtacttgcattctctcataacatgcacagtaacactattTTAGGGTAATTTAACtcgttgcttattagcatgaatattaatagaatactgtctatttattagtacttattaagcacatattaatgccttattctgcattaccttattctacattcttaattgtacccaatacctaaacttaataactaccttactaacacttaataagcagtaaattaggagttaccacatgcacagataatttgatgaccctcccccacacactcactcccccgaaaaaaaatcctaataattacaattattaagtttattatgtttattacaagcataataatgtttattatttcattgagtaacaaaagcataatcaattaaagttctacttacaattgaATCAGTCTAGacctcatttttaaaatttgtattaccttgcatacatgtctgcttatgaccaaacaaaatgtttatttatgtttttatatgaatttccctatatttccaattaatttccataaattcccgtaaagtttccagttttgaatatttccaaaattccccagattaagttcctgtgcaaagtttccggaaatttacAGGAAATTTAacggaaactttccgcccctttgcaaccctagttGGGACAAAAcatgatgatcagtgattggttgttagggaacagtggtgatcagtgattggttgttacggaacagtggtgatcagtgatttggTTGTTAGGGAACTGTGGTGATCAGTGTTTGGTTGTTAGGGAAcagtgatgatcagtgattggttgttagagaacagtggtgatcagtgattggttgttagggaacagtggtgatcagtgattggttgttagggaacagtggtgatcagtgttTGGTTGTtagggaacagtggtgatcagtgattggttgttagggaacagtggtgatcagtgttTGGTTGTtagggaacagtggtgatcagtgttTGGTTGTtagggaacagtggtgatcagtgattggttgttagggaacagtggtgatcagtgttTGGTTGTtagggaacagtggtgatcagtgttTGGTTGTtagggaacagtggtgatcagtgattggttgttagggaacagtggtgatcagtgattggttgttagggaacagtggtgatcagtgattggttgttagggaacagtggtgatcagtgttTGGAACATTGCACAAGCAAAATTTACATATGCAATCTCAACTCATAACCAGCAGCTATCATTTAAGCTGGAGAAGTGTAGGATATTTCAGTAACACAACTTTtatgctagttttttttttctagttagGAAACTGTCATGTTTACATCCATGCAGGCCTCAAAAGCAACATTTCATGATATTCACATTACCTTTAGATGACATTATTCATTCCCCAAATATCTACTTCCTTACATATTTCTTGCATGTTACAGAATCTTCCTTCAGTATTCATATAAACATATTGTTCTTGACAGTGTCCAAGAACTACTTCCAGAACCGGGaattctcattcactctcaaAGATGACATCTATGTTCGGTACCAGTCGTTCAGCACCCAGAGTGAACTGGAGAAGGAGATGCATAAAATGAATCCATATAAGATTGACATTGGTGCAGTTTACAGCCACAGGGTAAGCAGATGCACAAAGCAGTCAAACACGTAAACACCAGATTCTGCTGTCATGCACATACTATTGTTGTGTCTTTATAGCTGACACATGAACTTTTGATAtgtggaatgtgtgtgaatgtaaagtTTATTCATGCCTTTTTCTGTGATTGACAGCCCAGCCAACACAACACAGTGAAGTCTGGAACTTTTCAGGCCCTGGAGAAGGAACTGGTCTTTGATATCGACATGACTGACTATGATGATGTCAGAAGCTGCTGCAGGTACTTGgaaatgtttgctttattttgtctcATCTTTATATTTTCCAACTGAGTCCTTATTCGCTATAATTACATTGTGTCTGAATTTTCTATTTATTCCCCCCCATCTTCAGTGCTGCAGATATTTGCTCCAAATGTTGGACTCTGATGACTATTGCCATTCGTATTCTGGATCGAGCACTGAGAGGTAAGAATTACAGCTttaaaagagagacaaagagctgGTAAAGGAACTGTTTAGACCTGTAAGTGAATGCTTTGTGAACATTCCTCATTGTTAAAACTAaacataaatgaatatataaaatacatgaaaaaataaaaggattcAGGATGAGTTGGTCATATAACTTTAACACCATGTTGCATTTCACTCCTAACTTATTCAAGCAATTTAGGAAGAGTATTTAAAGGTTCTGTTGCATATCATGGAGTTATCATTAAATACATAGAAAATCTCTTTGTTTTACACTTTATAGTACAAGCCTATATGCCTAATgtataaatcagaataaaaatcaCCCTGCTTCTTAGTTCAGctgttcattttaaatgctAAATAGAAACAAGATTAGACTCAAGTAAAAGAGTAGAGTCTCATTCTGTATGGAAGAGCagttgtttacatgctgtttatttgttgttgtggaACAGATGACTTTGGCTTCCAGCACCTCCTTTGGGTGTATTCAGGCAGGAGAGGAGTGCATTGTTGGGTTTGTGACGAAGCTGCCAGGAAGTTGTCAGTGGCAGCTCGTTCTGCTGTGGCAGAGTACCTCAGCTTAGTCAAGGTAATGCATGCTTCTTCATCCTTGTGAAAGCtacttacagtatatgtgtatgtactatataTAATTTCAGGAAAACACTGGCATCAAAAAAATGATCCGGAGGTATTAAAAATCAAAGAATAGCATCAGTCTCGCTCACTGAAAGAAAATCATATTTGACTGCTTTGTCAACGATCACAGCAAAGACTGGACTCCTACAGCTACACTACATATCTATAGCCACATTGAATTTCTtcattcttctccttctttcggctgctccctCTGTGGGGACTCGACACAGCGGATCCTATGGtccacaggttttacaccagatgccctCTCTGGTGCAAACCTCCCATTTTTATTCGGGCTTGGGCCCGGCACTGAGATCGGGGGATCCATCTGCAGGCTTTACTGAATATCTTCATTCAAATATTCCCTTACCTTTAGCTACGTTACATAAACACATCAAATAATGGTCTTGAAAATGACTACTTATTAATTGCTACTATTAATATTAGGCTTCAGTTTAAGCATTTACACAAGAATTATTCATGAAAATCCCATTAATTTCAGAGAAATGTGCTtatcccactgtgtgtgtgcgcacgtgtgtgtgtgcgtgtgtgtgtaaatttatgCATAAGACTAACTAATGTACTGTAAACCCCTAAAAATCTAACAAAGTAACTGAAATGAAGGATTCCAAATTATcccatattattatttaaacatcgATGGATCTATACATTGAAATGCAATAACCATGAACCTCTATTTTCTGGTAAAATAAACATAGCAAGCAAAAATATCTCTTCATGTCTTGACTATTTTCACTGTTAAATTCTGTGATGTCTCATAACCtcctctgtctgtttatttaggGTGGTGAGGAGACGGTGAAGAAAGTTGTGCTATCAGACCCCATTCACCCGTTCATCAGGTTACATACTTGCACCCCTCATAAAGTTTGTTATTCAGCACACTATTAGATGCAGCCCATTGTATACTGCCACAGTGTCTGATCCTTCAACTGTTCTGTTTTACAGCCAGTCTCTAAATGTAGTGGAGCACTACTTCCCTCAGTATGCAATCGTTGAACAGGATCTGTTGGGCAGTAAAACAAGTGTTGACAAAGTGCTCAGCCTGTTACCTGAAGATATCCTTTATGTCAGAATTGATGTGTTTTAGCTCTGTTCCTAAAATGAATCTGTAGCAGGACATTGAGTGGTGGTGTTTCTTTAACATGTGCACATGTCAGGAAGGAGCTAATAAACACATACCAGACTGAGAAGAATCCAATGAAGCGCTGGGAACAGCTAAGAAGTGCAGTGCACCAGCACCAGAAAAGGGTATATCAGAGGGGCAAAAACTTCTTTGcgttctttgttttatgtatcacTTATTTATAATTGAAGCAACTGTTACAAACACAGTACatttttactgtacagtatgtcagaataacaaaatgttattggttgtgtgtgaaatataaCTGTTCTGATGAGGACCAGTTTCTGGTTTGTTAATATGCCTAATTAACCACAATGACATGTACAATGCAATAGAAAGATTCCAgccctgtgcatgtgtgtgtgtgtgtgtgtgtgtgtgtgtgtgtgtgtgtgtgtgtgtgtgtgtaaccagaCAACCAGTAAGAAGGGGGCTCAGTACTTTGATAAGGAGATCATGCTGCAGTACTGTTACCCACGCCTAGATGTTAATGTCAGCAAAGGAGTCAACCATTTACTGAAAAGTCCATTTAGTGTTCATCCTAAAACAGGTGAGAATATTTTGACTCTGAgagtaaaaatgtgtgtgggCTGCTTTTTATTCTTACCAATTCCATCTGTAccagcagggtttttttttcctgtaccCGTCTGCTTTGCTTTCTGACATGGTTTTATTTCTCAAACTCTTAAAACATTTGTAATTTAGATTCACTGCAACCCAGAGTCATATCTGCATATTACACTTGTCATTGAAAAAGAACAagtaatgtgattttttttttttttaattgtgttctTGATGCCATTCTAGTGAAGAATTCAGAAATTGTTCTGTATTAAGTATTTGAATGATGCAAATTATTCCTATAAcgtctctgtctctgctcatcAGGTCGAATTTCTGTACCTATTGACTTGAAAAATCTGGACAAATTTGATCCATTTGAGGTTCCTACAATCAGGTAGATATTTGTTTCCAtatcattatttaatatgttgAGTAAATAAATCATGTGTTTTTAAAGTTCATGAATATATGGAAAAACACACAGTACGGAGTATATAGTTTAATATGGAGTGTAATTTAACCTGAAATGAGAACATAGACCAAGAACTTAAAGCCTACCATGACAAAGACCATTGCTGTTCTGACCACATGATCTAATTGTGTACAGCCTTATCTGTGAAGAGCTGGACAAACCCCTAACTGCTGAGGAGGAGGCGGATatgaaagataaagaaaatgaaacagaacCTGGTGAACGACGCAAAATCAGAGGTGGGTGCCATCATTTATTGAGTCATAACATTGTCTTAACactaatatttgaatattaatggAGATTTTACATGCAGACTTCACCATGTCTCGTCTATACATACAAAAGTTTTCtattccatcttttttttttccctttcagatTACAAGCAGACTAGTCTGGCCAAATATGTGAAGCTCTTTGATAATTTTCTGGATGCGATGGCTCGTTGTAGAAAGGGAGAGATGCTAAAGAAAAGTGGTATGCTCCTGAATGAAAGCTTTTCTGTATAGAATAGTACTTTGGAGGAAAATCTTTACAGATCATTATTCATGTTTGTGACCTGAGTaactttgcatttttttttttattttggcagATCTTCAGAAAGAATTTTAAGTCACACTGATGGTCCAACACAACTGTTGAGTCAACTAAGAAAAGTCTAAGAACTTGCTGCTGGACTGCCTTATTCTTCTACAACACAGTTAAAGCAGTTTGCTATAATGAACATTGATTGGATGATTCTTGTATGGTTGACAAAATTAATGGTCATAAAACACAAAGGGACTCttcattttctgaattttctcacaatgaacagattttttttactgtagaaaAATGTCCCTCTGGTCTGTTAATGTGCTTGTTTTACCAATATTAAAGAAATTGTATATTATGTTAGTATGTGTGGAGGAACCAATAAATATAGCATTTAAAACTGAATTCATAGAGACCTTTCCAAAATGAACCATTTATTTCCAAATGTTCTCACTCACAGGCTCGACATTttacaaatgtataaaacacTAACAATGTACACACGTGTCAAAGAACTCTATTAGCTGGATGGACAAGCTCTGTTTCCATTCACCTAAAGGGCTGCTTGACACCATTCACATTCCCTGACTTGCTGGGGGTCTCGCAGTCCTGCTTATCTCAGTCTTTTATTTGGCCATATCAATAAGACTCTGTAATGATGTAGGGACCCAGGTCTTTTTCCCCTGGACAAACACAACACCCCTCTCCACATAGATAGTGATCCTGCCAAACGTGTACAGTTGCTTTCCCAGGTGTCGCTTGCCCATAATAGGCATGAAGACAATGCCGTTCTCCTCTGCTTTGGCCTGGATCAGGTCTTTGAAGTTGGTGGGTATGGAGGCTGAGACAGGGCCAGTGACAGGCAGGCGTGGAACATTGCTCTCTACCTCACGCTGTGGAGGTGCTGGTGGCTCATACTGGAAATctttcctcctctctgtctggGTGAGATATGCAATGTTTTCCTTTGCTCCAGGTTGCATGTAACCACCTagaaaacagaaggaaaaaaaatcagtggaCAAAGTTAGGTTTCCATCAATTGTCAGTTTCGTTTATCAGAAGGTGAAAACCATAAAGaaaaatcatataaaaactTTATTATAATATCCAGATGACACAGAACACATGCCATACATAAGCTAGAGATGAGTCCAAAATGTATATTACTGTGAAAAGATGTGGCTATGGTAGTGTGAGATATTTAGGCATCTGGAGCATGTCTCCACTCTGTCCTATAATTTTGGTATTTTACCCAAAATTGTTAATGTGAACAAATACAGCATTATAGGATGTTTGGACTAGATAAGCACAGTCATTCCACATGgccaaaaacaaaaagcagGAGTGGGTGGTTTTACTGTCAAAGCTATAATATGATCTAAAACTCTCCTTTAATTTGAAGCAAATGAGCATACAGTATGactgtgatagagagagaaaaacagcgGAGACTGACCTAGTCCCGAGGCCACAGCTCTGTTCATTATGTCTAGGGCTTCATTCAGCTTCTCTTTAATGACAGGGTGACTAAGCAGTGTCTCTGACAGCATGCCTTTCCAGCCCAGATACCACTTAGTGATCTCCTCATAGTTAGGATTGTTACTCAGCCAGGAGCACAACACCTGCAACAAGAaacacagttataaataaacagaaacatccATATGAGTTTTTGACATTTTCAACATTTGCATCCCGTTTCACTGTACTATGACTATTATTAGTGCCCTCTTTTTGGCATAACTAACTTTTCTTAATCCTTTTTTTGGCATATATAATAATAGGCATAATGTAGCCAGAACAACTTTCTGATTAAGTTTTGcattctataaaataaaatacctgGACCTACCTGTAgccatttgttaaaaaagtgcTTGTCAAGTAATCCCACCATACTGGACAAAGACAACATTCCCTCCCAGTCCATCACCCAGTTGAACGGTTCAATCAGCTGTTGATGTGGGTTCACCACCAACTCCCCAAGACACAGAGCTGcaacacaccgacacacatGGTCATTAAAATGTATGCTGCTCTAACACTCATTTGTAAACATATTGCTGAAGAATATTTCCATTAGTATTACAGAAAGGTAGGAAATGTAACCGTAAGggaatatttgcactatgtcccaaacacacaccaagttTAGGGACAATGTTTTTGACCATGAAGGCTTCCCAGGCTCCAGGGGTGAAGACGTCTTTCCAAGGCTGCAGGATGAGTCGGGCAGAAGCATCACTGGGGTGCCAGCGCTGTAGGGCATTTGCCAGCTTGTTGCGTATAGGTGGGTACAGTGGCTCTAGGCGCATCTGCATCTGAGGCAACCACGGGTGGATCCAGGAGTGGATGGGAACTGTGTCTGTCAGTGGGTTCCAGTTATCCACCTGAGAAGCCATAGGCAGCCAGATTATTACAAAGTTATTACaggattattttttaaagatacaCCCCATGAACACGGACAGTGTTAGCTCAGAGCTTATATCAATGCCGTGAATGTGATGTAAATAAGGTGTTTCCTTACATGACTCGAAGACcaattatttttgaaaacactGATTTCATTGTTATGCAAAGCCAAATGATTTACTACTGTGTATTGAAAACAAAATCAACCGACCTCTTTCTGAAGTCGTGGGAAGATGAGCTGCTCTAATACGTAGTCGAGGATCCACAGAGGCAGCACGGGGGCCCAACAATCCACCAGGTCAACCATAGGACCAACATTTCTGGGCTGCCACTGTGTCACGCAGTTGCTTAGCACTGGAATCCACACCTCCCATATcaacctgcacacagacaccCGAATTGTTAGATCACAAACAAATGGTATTtagataaaaataagaaaataggCACATTTATGTGGtggttattttctttgttcaaaaaatgattttattcttattattaattccTCTTTTGCATATATCTTTTTGCATCACCATGAAGCTAAACAGTAAAGTAATAAAAGGTAAAGTTCAGTAAAAAGTTTTACCTGTGGTAGGGGTCCATATAGTTGGCATCAGGTGTACTATGTTGAAGTTGTGTACCCTCTAGAATGGCCCTCCACTGACCTACCTCCTCAAAACAATATGAACAGTCCTACACAGAATAAAATTTAACATTAGTTACAAATCGACAAAGCACACTGGAAGCCTTTCTCCCCGTAACATTGTTTGCTGCATGCGTTTTCACCTTCAGTGGGTCCCAGTTTCGGAGTTTCTCGTTCAGTAGTGGATGCACCGCGGACACAGCGAGATCGGCGAGCCCCATGCTTTTGTATTCATGATAGAACTGTGTCTGCATCTGCTGGAAAGCCTGGACACACTCTTCGAGGGAGAGTGAAGGGTTGCCTCCTTCCCCAGCTGTCTCCAGTCGCTCCACCAGCTCCAGCACCTGCTCCAGTCGCTCTACTGCCTCACTCTCCTCCCTTAACCGAGCCTGCAGGGCTGTACTCTCATGCCTCAGAGACACCACTGTATCCTTCTCATGCTGCAAACGCCGGGAGCTCTACAAAAAGAACCACAATTGGTGGAGATATTACTAAAGTATCCTCAGTCATAATTGTATTCAGATATTTTTGCAGACATGAATATGCAGCATGTTTAGATCAGGCAGGTACTACAGAGAAAATATTGTACACAGTCACAGAGTCAGTGAATTATTCCAAAGCAGAAAAGTTCAATTATACCAAAATGTATATTGATTGCGACTCACAAAACATAGATAATGCAAAATAGAAAgaatataaatgcaaatgtgaatgtttatgcaatgtgtaaatatttaaaatgcaaCTAATGAACTGCAAAGACCGTATATGACTTAGCTTTTATACctcaaaaaagtttttaaaatgatcactattttattgattaaatattaaaagtttctaatatatatatattagtacatataaacatttgtacatAAGAAATAGAAAAGGAAATATACAATTTTGCCCTATGGTGGTGAGATGTTAAATTTTAGAGAAATCTAAAAGTCTACCTGTAAAATATCCTGCTCAGTAAGCTCGATGAGCAGT
This DNA window, taken from Tachysurus fulvidraco isolate hzauxx_2018 chromosome 23, HZAU_PFXX_2.0, whole genome shotgun sequence, encodes the following:
- the prim1 gene encoding DNA primase small subunit; translated protein: MLTSDYDPACLPDLLPLYYRRLFPYSQYYRWLSYGGVSKNYFQNREFSFTLKDDIYVRYQSFSTQSELEKEMHKMNPYKIDIGAVYSHRPSQHNTVKSGTFQALEKELVFDIDMTDYDDVRSCCSAADICSKCWTLMTIAIRILDRALRDDFGFQHLLWVYSGRRGVHCWVCDEAARKLSVAARSAVAEYLSLVKGGEETVKKVVLSDPIHPFISQSLNVVEHYFPQYAIVEQDLLGSKTSVDKVLSLLPEDVRKELINTYQTEKNPMKRWEQLRSAVHQHQKRTTSKKGAQYFDKEIMLQYCYPRLDVNVSKGVNHLLKSPFSVHPKTGRISVPIDLKNLDKFDPFEVPTISLICEELDKPLTAEEEADMKDKENETEPGERRKIRDYKQTSLAKYVKLFDNFLDAMARCRKGEMLKKSDLQKEF
- the tfip11 gene encoding tuftelin-interacting protein 11, which encodes MSMSHLYGPRGDEEEEDGVEIEKFEISEWDLANEFNPDRRRHRQTKEEATYGIWAEHDSDDERPSFGGKRAKDYTAPVNFISAGVRKTAADEKNEQHGSDDSEEDEEAPPPPRAAAPRKLQTGGNFKTSQKTFAGNIRPGQDIGSWEKHTRGIGQKLLQKMGYVPGKGLGKNAQGIVSPIEAKVRKGKGAVGAYGNERTQQSVQDFPVVDSEEEEEKEFQRELGQWRKEPGAGKKKPKYSFKSVEELKAHGKLSNKSMSQPAGELAQVKVIDMTGREQKVYYSYSQMSQKHSIPEEAPMSASAREQKSCGFALPELEHNLKLLIELTEQDILQSSRRLQHEKDTVVSLRHESTALQARLREESEAVERLEQVLELVERLETAGEGGNPSLSLEECVQAFQQMQTQFYHEYKSMGLADLAVSAVHPLLNEKLRNWDPLKDCSYCFEEVGQWRAILEGTQLQHSTPDANYMDPYHRLIWEVWIPVLSNCVTQWQPRNVGPMVDLVDCWAPVLPLWILDYVLEQLIFPRLQKEVDNWNPLTDTVPIHSWIHPWLPQMQMRLEPLYPPIRNKLANALQRWHPSDASARLILQPWKDVFTPGAWEAFMVKNIVPKLALCLGELVVNPHQQLIEPFNWVMDWEGMLSLSSMVGLLDKHFFNKWLQVLCSWLSNNPNYEEITKWYLGWKGMLSETLLSHPVIKEKLNEALDIMNRAVASGLGGYMQPGAKENIAYLTQTERRKDFQYEPPAPPQREVESNVPRLPVTGPVSASIPTNFKDLIQAKAEENGIVFMPIMGKRHLGKQLYTFGRITIYVERGVVFVQGKKTWVPTSLQSLIDMAK